GACGGGACGGACGAGGTCGACGCCCGTGACATCGTGGCCGGCGGCGACGAGCGCCTCGACGGCGGCGCGGCCGACCTTGCCGCGGGATCCGGTGACGAGGACCTTCACGACACGGCCCCGTCCTCGGCGACGTCGGCGGGCGCCTTCATCACGACGGGGACGAACGGGTCGTCCTCCAGCCGCTCGGCGAACCACGTCTCGTCGACGTAGCCCTCCGACCACAGCTTCAGCGGCGTCGCGACCGTCGGCGTGAACAGCTCCCACCGGGTCCAGAGGCGCGCCTCCTCGGTCATCATGCGGCCGACCTCGCGCGTCCAGCGGACGACGACGTGGTCGGCGGGCAGCAGGCGCTCGAACGCCGCCTGCGCCTCGGCCAGGCGGGCGGACCTCGTGCCGTCGCCCGAGACCTGCTCGGCGCTCAGGGCGAGCACCAGCGTCCAGGTCGTGCTCTGCAGCTCGGGGTCGCGGGGCGCGACGGCGGCGTCGGCTCCGGGTGATGCGGGGGTGGTGTCGTGGCTCATGCGGCGTCGCGCTCCTCGTGTCGATCGAGTCTGTCACTCCGGGTCGCGCGCCTCCGGAGCGCGAGGTGCACCAGGACGCCGGCCACGAGCGCGCAGAACGCGGCGCCGAGCCCGCCGACCGTGATGCCGGACGCCGCCACCACGAACGTCGCGATCGCGGGCAGGTGCGCCCCCGGCTCCCGCATGGCGGACGCCAGGCTCGACGCGAGCGACGGCGCGAGCGCGAGCCCGGCGGCCGCCGCGACCACGCCCGCCGGACCCGCGACGATCACGGCCGCGAGCGCCGCCGACGCCAGCCCGAGCACGAGGTTGGTCCACCCCGCCGCGCTGGCGGCGCGCCACCGCTCGTCCGGATCCGGATGCGCGGAGGGCGCGGCGGAGAGCGCGGCCGACAGGGCGGCGAGGTTCACGGCGTGCCCGCCGAACGGCGCGCTCACGAGCGTGGCCGCCGCGGTCGTCGTCATCGCCGCGCGCCACGGCGTCTCGTAGCCGAAGCTCGCGAGCACAGCGACACCCGGCAGGTTCTGCGAGGCCATCGTCACGACGAAGAGGGGGATCCCGAGCGCGACCGCCGCCGCCACCGTGAAGACGGGCGCCGTCAGCTCGATCCGCGGCACGAGGTGGGCGAGGTCGAGCGACGCCCCGGGTGCGGGCCCCGCGACCGCGAGCGAGATCCCGACCACCACGAGCGCGGCGGCCAACGCGGTCGGGGCCGCCCAGCGCGGAGCGAGGCGGGCGGCGACGAGCCAGGCGAGGACCACGGGCAGCACGACGAGAGGGGAGGCGACCGCCGCCGTCACGGTCGCGACGCAGAGGGGGAGGAGCACGCCCGCGAGCATCGCGGCGGCCACGCTCGGCGGGATCAGGCGCACGAGCCGGCCGAGCAGCGGCCAGAGCGCGGTGGCGAGCACGAGGATCCCGCAGACGAGGAACGCCCCCACCGCGGCGGCCCACCCGCCCTCGACCGCGCCGGATCCGATGAGCAGCGCCGCCCCGGGCGTCGACCAGGAGAGCGTGATCGGACGGCGGAAGCGGTGCGCGAGGAGCACGGTGCCGAGCCCCTGCGTGACGCACAGCGCGAGCAGCCCGGACGCGGCCTGGGACGGCGACGCCCCCACCGCGGTGAGGCCGGTGAGCACGACGGCCGACGTGCCGGCGAACCCGACGACGGCGGTGGCGATCCCGGCTCCGCGCGCCTGCGCCCGGCCGCCGGGCACCTCGATGGCCGTCATGCGCGCTCCCGACCGGACGCCGGTCGTCCTGCCGCCCGATCCTAGGGTCGCCTCCGCGCCGGTCCGTCATCGCCCAGTGGATCTCCTCACCCGCAGAAATAGAAGGGAATGGTGATGTTCGACTGCATTTCGGCTACCGTCGAAAGATCCGCGCTCCACCGACCTCGACGAGGCCCGCCATCTCCCGCACCGCACGCACCTCCCGCCCCGTCCCCGGACGCCCGCGGAACGCGACCGCGCCGCGCCTGCGACTGGCCGCCGTGCTGGCCGCATGCGCCCTCCTGCTCGGCCTCGGCGTCCCGTCCGCGCAGGCCGCGGAGGAATACCCCACCTGGTCCGAGGTGCAGGCCGCGCGCTCGAGCGAGCAGGCCACCGCCGACCAGGTCACGCGCATCACCTCCCTCATCTCCGGCCTCTCCGCCGAGGTCGAGGCCGCCACGGCCCTCGCCCTCCAGCGCGCCGACGAGCACGCCGCCGCGGTGGATGCGCTCGACGAGGCCACCGGCGAGCTCCAGGCCCTCGAGTCCAAGGCGGAGAGGGCGCAGGCCGACGCGGACGAGGCGAAGCGCCAGGTCGGCCAGCTCGTCGCGCAGCTCGCCCGCAGCGGCGGAGGCGGCGACGTCTCCCTGCGCCTCTTCACGAGCGGCGGCGAGGACGCGGACGCCCTCCTCGCCCGCATGGGCACGGCCACCAAGCTCGCCGACCGGCAGGACACCGCGTTCACCGCCGCCGTCACCTCGGCCCGCACGGCCGCGTCGCTCGGCAAGCAGGCGTCCGTCGCGAAGGAGGCGCTCGCCGTCCTCGCCGCCGACGCCGAGGCCAAGCTGCAGGAGGCGTCCGCGGCGCAGGCCCGCGCGGATCAGGCGCTCGCCGAGCAGGAGGCCCGCAGCTCGGAGCTCCAGGCGCAGCTCACCACGCTCCGCGACTCCCGCATCTCCGTCGAGGAGGGCTTCGCGATCGGCGAGCGGAAGCGCCAGGAGGAGGCGGCCGCCGAGGCCCGCCGCCAGGCCGACGCGCGTGCCGCGGCCGCAGCTGCTGCCGCCGCCGCGAACGCCGCCGCGCGACCGCCGGCCAACGCCCCCCGCCCGCCGTCCTCGGGTGGCCAGCCCTCGTCGTCCGGCTGGACCATGCCCATCCGCAGCTACGGGTCGTACCAGTCCTACGGCATGCGCCTGCACCCGATCCTCGGCTACTGGCGCCTGCACGCGGGCGACGACTTCGGCGCGGGCTGCGGCACCCCCATCTACGCGACGGCGGCCGGCACGGTGCAGTTCGCGGGCGGATCCAGCGGCTTCGGCAACGCGATCACCCTGAACCACGGCGGCGGCGTCACGAGCGTGTACGGCCACATGTACTCGTACGGCGTGATGGTCCGCACGGGCCAGACCGTGCAGGCGGGCCAGCAGATCGGCGCGGTCGGCAGCGCGGGCCTCAGCACCGGCTGCCACCTCCACTTCGAGATCCGGCAGGGCGGCGTCGCGACCTCGCCCATGCCGTTCCTCCGCAACCGCGGCGTCTGACCCGCCGACCACGCGGGGCGCGTCCATGACCGGGGGGTGCGACGCATGACGGGGCGCATGCGGCGCGTCGCGCAGGCCGTGGCCCGGCCGGCGATCTTCGTGCAGTACGTCGCCCTGCGCGCGGGCCTCCAGGGCACGGTCTTCCCGCGTGACGCGGCGTCCGGCGTCGTGCCGGGCGAGGATCCGCACCGCGTGCTCGTCATCGGGGAGGCGACGGCCGTCGGCATGGGCGTCCTCTCGCACGAGCTCGGCATGGCCGGCCACTTCTCCCGGCAGCTCGCCCGTCGCACGGGCCGCGGCGTCGAGTGGGCCACGCGCCCGTTCTCCGACCTCACGATCCACACCGCCGCCGGCACCGTCCGCGACCGCCCGCTCCTCGCGGGCGTCGACGTCGTGCTCCTCATGGTGGGCGTCGGCGACAGCATCCGCCTCACGCCGCAGCGCACGTGGCGGTGGCTGCTCTGCGCGGCCATCGACGACCTGACGCGCGGGCTGCCCGAGGGCGCGCGCGTGCTCATCCCCGAGGTGCCGCCGCTCAACGAGAGCGTCGGGATCCCCTCCCCGTGGCGCGCGGTCGCCGCCCGTCACGCGCGGCTGCTCAACCGCGTGACGGCCGAGATCGTCGTGTCCCGCGCCTGCGTGGACGCCGTGCACTTCCCCGGCGAGAGCGTCATCGACCTCGGCGATCCGGACGCCGCCCAGGCGTCCCGCGTCTACGCGGCGTGGTCGCGCGCCTTCGTCCGGCGGATGCTCGAGCCGCCGCGCACCGCGGAGGCGT
This genomic interval from Clavibacter michiganensis contains the following:
- a CDS encoding benzoate/H(+) symporter BenE family transporter; translated protein: MTAIEVPGGRAQARGAGIATAVVGFAGTSAVVLTGLTAVGASPSQAASGLLALCVTQGLGTVLLAHRFRRPITLSWSTPGAALLIGSGAVEGGWAAAVGAFLVCGILVLATALWPLLGRLVRLIPPSVAAAMLAGVLLPLCVATVTAAVASPLVVLPVVLAWLVAARLAPRWAAPTALAAALVVVGISLAVAGPAPGASLDLAHLVPRIELTAPVFTVAAAVALGIPLFVVTMASQNLPGVAVLASFGYETPWRAAMTTTAAATLVSAPFGGHAVNLAALSAALSAAPSAHPDPDERWRAASAAGWTNLVLGLASAALAAVIVAGPAGVVAAAAGLALAPSLASSLASAMREPGAHLPAIATFVVAASGITVGGLGAAFCALVAGVLVHLALRRRATRSDRLDRHEERDAA
- a CDS encoding M23 family metallopeptidase — encoded protein: MLAACALLLGLGVPSAQAAEEYPTWSEVQAARSSEQATADQVTRITSLISGLSAEVEAATALALQRADEHAAAVDALDEATGELQALESKAERAQADADEAKRQVGQLVAQLARSGGGGDVSLRLFTSGGEDADALLARMGTATKLADRQDTAFTAAVTSARTAASLGKQASVAKEALAVLAADAEAKLQEASAAQARADQALAEQEARSSELQAQLTTLRDSRISVEEGFAIGERKRQEEAAAEARRQADARAAAAAAAAAANAAARPPANAPRPPSSGGQPSSSGWTMPIRSYGSYQSYGMRLHPILGYWRLHAGDDFGAGCGTPIYATAAGTVQFAGGSSGFGNAITLNHGGGVTSVYGHMYSYGVMVRTGQTVQAGQQIGAVGSAGLSTGCHLHFEIRQGGVATSPMPFLRNRGV
- a CDS encoding SGNH/GDSL hydrolase family protein — protein: MTGRMRRVAQAVARPAIFVQYVALRAGLQGTVFPRDAASGVVPGEDPHRVLVIGEATAVGMGVLSHELGMAGHFSRQLARRTGRGVEWATRPFSDLTIHTAAGTVRDRPLLAGVDVVLLMVGVGDSIRLTPQRTWRWLLCAAIDDLTRGLPEGARVLIPEVPPLNESVGIPSPWRAVAARHARLLNRVTAEIVVSRACVDAVHFPGESVIDLGDPDAAQASRVYAAWSRAFVRRMLEPPRTAEA